One window of Rhodothermales bacterium genomic DNA carries:
- a CDS encoding serine/threonine-protein kinase — translation MDSERWQQVQSLFEAALDQIPSNRITFLKVACREDVELYREVASLLESDQLVNSLVDGHALEALTYAGEPRAGAEEDDAQLGERVGAYRVLRRLGAGGMGVVYLAERADGHFEQQVALKLIKRGMDSERIVQRFLAERQMLARLQHPNIARLLDGGMTDDGRPYFAMEYVDGIPLPAYARENALGIRERLMLFERVCDAVQHAHRNLIVHRDIKPGNILVTRAGEVKLLDFGIARALEEDADAGVPLTDAGMRVLTPEYAAPEQVRGGAVTTQTDIYALGVVLYELLAGVRPLKLSSHAPAEVEAVVCHQIPRRPSLALLHAQASEAPDGATKKAAAQLKGDLDTICLMALRKEPERRYSSAGDLRSDLERHRQGLPVSAQPDAWRYRASKFGRRHRTLLLAAALFLLLLGAVVLSYTLRLSEARDAARLEASKADEATRFMVSLFDAANPHVAQGDTLTAFDMLRDGAARIEDELADQPDVQARLLRAVGDAYHGLGQYREAESLFEKALALVEVRQGRENEEALYLLSEIANIRHSLSDFAGEDSLTQFTLAIRERLYGPESAEVAATVLQRASNNRAMGRFDVAMPLYRRAVAIYERVDPPDERELAWTLNNYGWALHSQGLYDEAEVQYRRAEAIQREEFGDADPDLAFTLSNLGGLYWTTGRVTVGEPIVRESLAIRRNLYGEEHPETIQSLNNLAGLLFRKGDLDEAEAIYRKTLEINLATLGPRHRYVASALGSVASVLRERGDLEESERLQRESLAIYRELFGDDHQNVASARSNLGAILRLRGRPAEAEAELNAALAFWRAQAQTRIEMAFPLISLGLLTSEQGDPVVGEALLQEAVAIRTAQLPAGDLLISEARGALGRCLALQGRGEEARALLREALTAFDAAEKAEDRRAVELRTWLADIP, via the coding sequence ATGGATTCCGAACGCTGGCAGCAGGTACAGTCGCTCTTCGAGGCGGCGCTCGACCAGATCCCTTCCAACCGGATCACGTTCCTGAAGGTAGCGTGCCGGGAGGATGTGGAGCTGTATCGGGAAGTCGCCTCGCTGCTGGAGTCCGATCAGCTGGTCAACAGCCTGGTGGACGGGCACGCCCTCGAGGCGTTGACCTACGCCGGCGAGCCCCGTGCCGGGGCGGAAGAGGACGACGCGCAGCTCGGTGAACGCGTGGGCGCCTATCGCGTGCTGCGCCGGCTCGGAGCCGGCGGGATGGGCGTGGTCTACCTCGCCGAGCGAGCCGACGGGCATTTCGAGCAGCAGGTGGCGCTCAAGCTCATCAAGCGGGGGATGGACTCGGAGCGGATCGTCCAGCGCTTCCTCGCCGAGCGGCAGATGCTGGCCCGCCTCCAGCACCCAAACATCGCGCGCCTGCTGGACGGCGGGATGACGGACGACGGCCGGCCGTATTTCGCGATGGAATATGTGGATGGGATTCCGCTGCCGGCGTACGCGCGGGAGAACGCGCTGGGAATCCGGGAGCGCCTCATGCTGTTCGAGCGCGTGTGCGACGCCGTACAGCACGCGCACCGCAACCTCATCGTACATCGGGACATCAAGCCGGGCAACATCCTCGTCACCAGGGCCGGCGAGGTGAAGCTGCTCGACTTCGGGATCGCCCGCGCGCTGGAAGAGGACGCCGACGCCGGCGTGCCGCTGACCGATGCCGGCATGCGGGTTCTCACCCCCGAATACGCGGCGCCGGAGCAGGTGCGCGGCGGCGCCGTGACGACCCAGACCGACATCTACGCGCTCGGGGTGGTGCTGTACGAGCTGCTCGCGGGCGTACGGCCGCTCAAGCTGTCGAGCCATGCGCCGGCGGAAGTCGAGGCGGTCGTCTGCCATCAGATCCCCCGGCGCCCGAGCCTGGCGCTGCTCCATGCGCAAGCCTCCGAGGCGCCCGACGGCGCCACGAAAAAAGCCGCCGCCCAGCTGAAGGGCGACCTCGACACGATCTGCCTGATGGCGCTCCGCAAGGAGCCGGAGCGCCGGTACAGCTCGGCCGGCGACCTCCGGTCGGACCTCGAGCGGCACCGCCAGGGGCTTCCGGTATCGGCCCAGCCCGATGCCTGGCGCTACCGGGCCTCGAAGTTCGGGCGCCGGCACCGGACGCTGCTCCTGGCCGCCGCGCTGTTCCTCCTCTTGCTCGGGGCGGTCGTCCTCTCGTACACCCTGCGGCTGAGCGAGGCCCGCGACGCGGCGCGGCTCGAGGCATCGAAGGCCGACGAAGCCACCCGTTTCATGGTCAGCCTGTTCGACGCCGCCAACCCGCACGTGGCCCAGGGCGATACGCTGACCGCGTTCGACATGCTGCGCGACGGCGCGGCGCGCATCGAGGACGAGCTGGCCGACCAGCCGGACGTCCAGGCCCGCCTCCTCCGCGCCGTCGGCGACGCGTACCACGGCCTGGGGCAGTACCGTGAGGCCGAATCCTTGTTCGAGAAAGCGCTGGCCCTGGTGGAGGTGCGTCAGGGTCGCGAGAACGAAGAAGCGCTCTATCTCCTCTCGGAGATCGCCAACATCCGGCACTCGCTGAGCGACTTCGCCGGCGAGGATTCGCTCACGCAGTTCACGCTCGCGATCCGGGAGCGCCTCTACGGCCCCGAAAGCGCCGAGGTTGCCGCCACGGTGCTTCAGCGCGCGAGCAATAACCGGGCGATGGGGCGTTTCGACGTCGCGATGCCGCTCTACCGGCGCGCCGTCGCCATATACGAACGCGTGGACCCGCCCGACGAACGGGAACTCGCCTGGACCCTCAACAACTACGGCTGGGCGCTCCATTCGCAGGGCCTGTACGACGAAGCCGAGGTGCAGTATCGCCGCGCCGAAGCCATCCAGCGCGAAGAATTCGGCGATGCCGACCCCGATCTGGCCTTTACGCTCAGCAACCTCGGCGGCCTCTACTGGACGACGGGCCGGGTGACCGTGGGCGAACCGATCGTGCGCGAGAGCCTCGCCATCCGCCGCAACCTGTACGGCGAGGAGCATCCCGAGACGATCCAGTCGCTCAACAACCTCGCCGGCCTGCTCTTCCGCAAGGGCGACCTGGATGAGGCCGAGGCCATCTACCGGAAGACCCTCGAAATCAACCTCGCGACGCTCGGACCGCGCCATCGCTATGTGGCGAGCGCGCTCGGCAGCGTCGCGTCCGTGCTGCGCGAACGCGGCGACCTGGAGGAATCCGAGCGGCTCCAGCGCGAGTCGCTGGCGATCTACCGCGAGCTGTTCGGCGACGACCACCAGAACGTGGCGAGCGCCCGGAGCAACCTGGGCGCCATCCTGCGGCTGCGCGGCCGGCCGGCGGAAGCCGAGGCGGAACTCAACGCCGCGCTCGCATTCTGGCGCGCGCAAGCGCAAACGAGGATCGAAATGGCGTTTCCCCTGATCAGTCTCGGTTTGCTGACGTCAGAACAGGGCGACCCGGTCGTCGGCGAAGCGCTGCTCCAGGAAGCGGTGGCGATTCGTACGGCGCAATTGCCGGCCGGCGATCTATTGATTTCCGAGGCCCGGGGCGCACTGGGCCGATGCCTTGCCCTTCAGGGCCGCGGCGAGGAAGCGCGGGCCCTGTTGCGAGAGGCGCTGACCGCATTCGACGCGGCGGAAAAGGCGGAGGATCGCCGGGCGGTAGAGCTGCGGACATGGCTCGCGGACATCCCATAA
- a CDS encoding GAF domain-containing protein: protein MHTHTTDRAARYEDVLERIDALLGDDADWISAMATVACELHHAFDYYHWTGFYRAVGPTLLAVGPYQGGHGCLHIDFDRGVCGAAARTRQTQLVPDVEAFPGHIACSSTTRSEIVVPVLTPAGRVLGVLDVDSDYPDAFNAIDQQFLERLCADLGARFAVTASL, encoded by the coding sequence ATGCATACCCATACCACCGACCGCGCCGCCCGTTACGAAGACGTCCTCGAACGCATCGACGCCCTCCTCGGCGACGACGCCGACTGGATCTCGGCCATGGCCACCGTCGCCTGCGAACTGCACCACGCGTTCGACTATTACCACTGGACGGGCTTCTACCGCGCCGTCGGACCCACCCTGCTGGCCGTCGGGCCGTACCAGGGCGGTCACGGGTGTCTCCATATCGACTTTGACCGCGGCGTGTGCGGCGCGGCGGCGCGCACCCGGCAGACGCAGCTGGTCCCGGATGTCGAGGCTTTCCCCGGCCATATCGCCTGCTCGTCGACGACCCGATCCGAGATCGTCGTGCCCGTCCTCACACCCGCCGGCCGCGTCCTCGGCGTGCTCGACGTGGACTCCGACTATCCGGATGCCTTCAACGCCATCGACCAGCAGTTCCTCGAACGGCTCTGCGCGGATCTCGGGGCGCGGTTTGCCGTTACGGCGTCGCTTTAG
- a CDS encoding T9SS type A sorting domain-containing protein, with product MRIPLRIGIVLLWIAAAGPATGQVVTLIETDKAVYEYGEPIELQFTITNNTDEGFTIWSSSGCQAWFQFDKVTPSTVCTADDVPHYFPPNGSFKRWTWTIDPQAIGLPESGGAHTIVAYYGDYRDSLTIEAPAFLGGQIEVVYPANAPADSIASLRSRFDATVVGTFSTNPVLQVWEIRGTALTDVLAALETSPYLSSVEAYRRIYYTSIVANESDPELPARIEISSPYPNPFADRTTFDIQTREAGPVRAVLYDLLGRERRVLFDGYLPAGAAQVVTIEAGDLPAGVYVYRVDAAGGVVAGKVVLRR from the coding sequence ATGCGCATACCGCTTCGTATCGGCATCGTCCTGTTGTGGATCGCGGCCGCCGGGCCGGCGACGGGGCAGGTCGTCACCCTCATCGAAACCGACAAGGCTGTCTACGAATACGGCGAGCCGATCGAGCTGCAATTTACCATCACGAACAATACGGACGAGGGCTTCACGATCTGGAGCTCGTCGGGCTGCCAGGCGTGGTTTCAGTTCGACAAGGTTACCCCGAGCACCGTGTGCACCGCGGACGACGTCCCACACTATTTCCCTCCAAACGGCTCATTCAAGCGATGGACCTGGACGATCGATCCGCAAGCTATCGGACTGCCGGAGAGTGGTGGCGCGCACACCATCGTCGCGTACTATGGCGATTACCGCGATTCGCTGACGATCGAGGCGCCGGCCTTTCTCGGCGGCCAGATCGAGGTTGTCTACCCCGCCAATGCGCCGGCGGATAGCATCGCCTCACTCCGATCGCGTTTCGACGCTACCGTCGTCGGCACCTTTTCCACGAACCCGGTCCTGCAGGTCTGGGAGATTCGTGGGACCGCGCTCACCGACGTGTTGGCGGCGCTTGAAACCTCGCCGTACCTGAGCTCGGTCGAAGCTTACCGGAGAATCTATTACACATCCATCGTCGCCAACGAATCCGATCCCGAACTGCCGGCGCGGATCGAGATCTCCTCCCCCTACCCGAACCCCTTCGCGGATCGCACCACGTTCGACATCCAGACACGCGAAGCCGGCCCCGTGAGGGCCGTGCTGTACGATCTGCTCGGACGCGAGCGGCGGGTGCTGTTTGACGGGTACCTCCCGGCCGGCGCCGCGCAAGTGGTTACCATCGAGGCCGGCGACCTGCCGGCGGGGGTGTATGTGTACCGGGTGGATGCGGCCGGCGGGGTGGTTGCGGGGAAGGTGGTGCTGAGGCGGTGA
- a CDS encoding DUF1501 domain-containing protein, giving the protein MGPSRRVAERHRAANPETDQASAALILDLKQQGMLDDTLVVWGGEFGRTNYCQGRLTEEDYGRDHHPRCFSVWMAGGGVRPGISYGQTDEFGYNVVEDPVHVHDFQATLLYLLGIEHERLTFKHQGRRYRLTDVHGKVVDSLLA; this is encoded by the coding sequence ATGGGACCATCACGGCGGGTTGCCGAAAGGCATCGTGCAGCAAACCCGGAGACCGACCAGGCTTCGGCGGCGCTGATCCTGGACCTCAAGCAGCAGGGCATGCTCGACGACACGCTGGTCGTCTGGGGCGGCGAGTTCGGGCGGACCAACTACTGCCAGGGGCGGCTGACCGAGGAGGATTACGGACGCGACCACCATCCGCGCTGTTTTTCGGTGTGGATGGCCGGCGGCGGCGTCCGCCCCGGCATCAGCTACGGGCAGACCGACGAGTTCGGGTACAACGTCGTCGAGGATCCGGTCCATGTGCACGACTTTCAGGCAACGCTGCTTTATCTGCTCGGCATCGAGCACGAACGGCTGACGTTTAAACACCAGGGCCGGCGCTACCGGCTGACGGACGTGCACGGCAAGGTGGTCGACAGCCTGCTGGCGTAA
- a CDS encoding DUF1501 domain-containing protein, with amino-acid sequence MYDRMCDCHNYEHLHSRRDFLSRTAMGLGAAAFASLLNPAAAFAGADDTRLRGIMDGFHVPPRAKRIIYLFQSGGPSQMELFDYKPKLNEMQGQELPASVRMGQRLTGMSGFQNSLPLAGSRFAFGQHGQSGAWVSELLPYTARVADELCIVKSMHTEAINHDPAITFFQTGSQIAGRPSFGSWLSYGLGSENENLPAFCVLITKNKGGQPLYSRLWGNGFLPSVHQGVQFRSGNDPVLYLNNPDGVTEAGRRKLLDRLNEMHQIRMETVGDPEVEARIAQYEMAYRMQTSIPEVMDTSDEPDHIFDLYGPDARDRGTFAANCLLARRLAERGVKFIQLYHQGWDHHGGLPKGIVQQTRRPTRLRRR; translated from the coding sequence ATGTACGATCGAATGTGCGACTGCCATAACTACGAACACCTTCATTCCCGTCGCGACTTTCTCTCGCGCACGGCGATGGGCCTCGGGGCGGCGGCGTTTGCGTCGTTGCTGAATCCGGCGGCGGCGTTCGCCGGCGCAGACGACACGCGGCTGCGCGGCATCATGGACGGCTTTCACGTCCCACCGCGCGCCAAGCGGATCATCTACCTTTTCCAGAGCGGGGGCCCCTCGCAGATGGAGCTGTTCGATTACAAGCCGAAGCTCAACGAGATGCAGGGGCAGGAGCTGCCGGCGTCCGTTCGGATGGGACAGCGGCTCACGGGGATGTCGGGCTTCCAGAACTCGCTGCCGCTGGCCGGCTCCCGGTTTGCATTCGGCCAGCACGGCCAGAGCGGCGCCTGGGTGAGCGAACTGCTGCCCTACACGGCCAGAGTGGCCGACGAGCTGTGCATCGTCAAATCGATGCACACCGAGGCCATCAATCACGACCCGGCCATCACGTTTTTCCAGACCGGCTCGCAGATCGCCGGCCGGCCGTCGTTCGGGTCGTGGCTGAGCTACGGGCTCGGCAGCGAAAACGAAAACCTGCCGGCGTTTTGTGTCCTCATCACCAAAAACAAGGGCGGCCAGCCGCTCTACTCCCGCCTCTGGGGCAACGGCTTCCTGCCGTCGGTGCATCAGGGCGTCCAGTTTCGCTCGGGCAACGACCCGGTGCTCTATCTCAACAACCCGGACGGCGTCACCGAGGCCGGCCGGCGCAAGCTGCTCGACCGGCTCAACGAGATGCACCAGATCCGCATGGAGACCGTCGGCGACCCGGAGGTCGAGGCCCGCATCGCCCAGTACGAGATGGCGTACCGGATGCAGACGTCGATCCCCGAGGTGATGGATACGTCGGACGAGCCGGACCACATCTTCGACCTGTACGGCCCCGACGCGCGCGACCGCGGGACGTTTGCTGCCAACTGCCTGCTCGCCCGCCGGCTGGCGGAGCGCGGCGTCAAGTTCATCCAGCTGTATCACCAGGGATGGGACCATCACGGCGGGTTGCCGAAAGGCATCGTGCAGCAAACCCGGAGACCGACCAGGCTTCGGCGGCGCTGA